The following are encoded together in the Pedobacter sp. D749 genome:
- a CDS encoding PleD family two-component system response regulator, which produces MLIVDDDPDVLEVFQEVLETEHYKVYPLLSPRYIFKTIRDFRPDLIILDIMLNGMDGRAVFKELKLNTETAHIPIIMASARYDENYITSQKYQPDDYLEKPFNIADLLRKVVALTEN; this is translated from the coding sequence GTGCTGATTGTGGATGATGATCCAGATGTGTTAGAAGTTTTCCAGGAAGTATTAGAAACCGAACATTATAAAGTTTATCCACTACTTTCCCCACGGTATATTTTTAAAACGATAAGAGATTTTAGACCCGATCTGATCATTTTGGATATCATGTTAAATGGAATGGATGGCCGTGCCGTATTTAAAGAGTTAAAGTTAAATACCGAAACAGCGCATATACCAATTATAATGGCATCGGCGAGATATGATGAAAACTACATCACATCACAAAAATACCAACCCGATGATTATTTAGAAAAACCTTTTAATATAGCAGACCTACTCAGAAAAGTAGTTGCTTTAACCGAAAATTAA
- a CDS encoding LytTR family DNA-binding domain-containing protein, with translation MSISCIAIDDDPHSLESLTAYMEKLPDLELIKIFTEPLQALTEISASNPVDIIFMDIEMPSLSGIELASLLRQKTTYLVFTTAHPRYAIDAFKVEADAYLLKPYSILHLAKTINNLYPTGKKAQHPFSILDDHFFYIPLHGENGDLVRIDLNELIAIEEIGDDIQFKTTKNAFLSSKSNFTKTLKMLKEHSAFIQITPSVVIAKQHIKSVLNNKILLSGEISFTISDIFIELFANFIKNNLPQEKPRPDDII, from the coding sequence ATGTCGATAAGTTGTATTGCTATTGATGACGATCCTCATTCGCTAGAGAGCTTGACGGCATATATGGAAAAGCTGCCTGATTTAGAGCTTATCAAAATTTTCACTGAACCGCTCCAGGCCCTGACAGAGATATCGGCGTCTAATCCTGTTGATATTATCTTTATGGATATCGAAATGCCCTCATTATCCGGAATCGAACTTGCAAGCTTGTTAAGGCAAAAAACCACATACCTCGTTTTTACTACTGCGCACCCAAGGTATGCCATTGATGCCTTTAAAGTAGAGGCGGATGCCTATTTGCTTAAGCCCTACTCTATTTTACATTTAGCCAAAACGATAAATAACCTTTACCCAACAGGAAAAAAAGCACAACATCCTTTTTCCATTTTAGACGATCATTTCTTTTATATCCCTTTGCATGGAGAAAACGGCGACCTGGTAAGAATAGACCTGAATGAGTTAATTGCTATTGAAGAAATAGGAGACGATATCCAGTTTAAAACCACAAAAAATGCTTTTTTGAGTTCGAAATCTAATTTTACCAAGACCTTGAAAATGCTAAAAGAGCATTCCGCATTTATTCAGATTACCCCTTCTGTCGTGATTGCAAAACAGCATATCAAAAGTGTACTTAACAATAAAATACTGCTCTCGGGCGAAATATCTTTTACCATTTCAGACATCTTTATAGAACTTTTCGCGAATTTTATCAAAAACAATTTGCCACAAGAAAAACCCCGTCCTGATGACATTATATAG
- a CDS encoding MerR family transcriptional regulator translates to MTYSIADLEQLSGVHSHTIRIWEQRYNALSPSRSEGNTRLYDDQQLVKLLNIVTLNKSGLKISKICSLSDEQIDELLDQQFSRLADDKQDDYYIYQLIKYGLAFDESSFNHLIDQCIDQFGLSDCYRKIIYPLLLRLGLMWRKDDICPAHEHFLSNIIRQKIFSHINNIPLTNQSGQCWLLFLPEDEDHDIGLLFANYMLRMQGHQVIFLGSKVPLDSINRIFSTLNVSNVLLFIIKSQLASAAQQYIDQLSEICSATKIHLAGNSEVIGKLNHIDHINWIKTLDKFEKTIEYPVLHERNF, encoded by the coding sequence ATGACTTACTCAATTGCAGATCTTGAACAGCTTTCGGGCGTCCACTCTCACACCATCAGGATCTGGGAGCAACGTTATAATGCGTTGAGTCCGTCGCGATCTGAAGGCAATACGCGTTTATATGATGATCAGCAGCTTGTAAAACTATTAAACATTGTAACCTTAAATAAAAGCGGATTAAAAATTTCTAAAATCTGCAGTCTCTCAGATGAACAGATTGATGAACTTCTAGACCAACAATTTTCTCGTCTTGCTGATGATAAACAAGATGATTATTATATTTATCAACTTATAAAGTATGGTTTGGCTTTTGACGAATCCTCTTTTAATCATTTAATTGATCAATGCATCGATCAATTTGGCCTTTCTGACTGTTATCGGAAAATAATATATCCTTTGCTATTACGCCTGGGTTTAATGTGGCGAAAAGACGATATTTGTCCTGCACACGAGCATTTTTTATCAAATATTATCCGTCAAAAAATATTTTCCCATATTAATAATATTCCTTTAACTAATCAATCAGGTCAGTGCTGGCTGCTTTTTTTACCGGAAGACGAAGATCATGATATTGGGTTGCTTTTTGCCAATTATATGCTGCGAATGCAGGGTCATCAGGTTATTTTTTTAGGTAGCAAAGTCCCGCTGGATTCGATTAACCGAATATTTTCAACCTTAAATGTTAGCAATGTTCTGCTTTTTATAATAAAATCCCAATTAGCGTCTGCAGCACAACAATATATCGATCAATTGTCTGAAATATGCTCAGCCACTAAAATCCACCTTGCTGGAAATAGTGAGGTTATCGGTAAATTAAACCATATCGATCACATCAACTGGATTAAAACGCTTGATAAATTTGAAAAAACAATAGAATACCCTGTTTTACATGAAAGAAATTTTTGA